The following DNA comes from Thermococcus piezophilus.
AGAGCAAGAGCGAGGTTTTGGCCCTGAGCGTGCCCATAAAGTACCTCCACAGCGAGGTCGAGACGCTCCACTTGGGCGACCTTGAGGCACTGATAAAGCTCATAGAGGCGATAGCCTTCGAGCTGTAACGGAGGTGATTGATTGCTCAAATACCTTAGCTATTTCGTGGTTGGCGTGTTCATTGGAATCCTCGCGGCCCTCTTCGGCCTCGGTGGGGGCTTTCTGATAGTGCCGACGCTTAACCTGCTTGGGGTTGAGATACACCATGCAGTGGGAACTTCCTCCGCCGCGGTTGTTTTTACCTCACTGAGCTCTGCCCTCGCATACTCGAGGCAGAAGAGGATACACTACAAGATTGGCCTTCTGCTCGCTAGCACCGCAGTGATTGGAGCATACATCGGGGCCGGGATGACGAGCTTCATAAGCGCTGGAACGCTTAAGATCATCTTTGGAGCAACGCTCATCATAGTCGCAATCAGGATTTACCGCAAGAAAACGGCGGAGCCAACGGAAATAAGGCTCGAGGATGTTAAAGTTGACTACAGGCTCGTCCCAATCGGCGGCTTTTTCG
Coding sequences within:
- a CDS encoding sulfite exporter TauE/SafE family protein; its protein translation is MLKYLSYFVVGVFIGILAALFGLGGGFLIVPTLNLLGVEIHHAVGTSSAAVVFTSLSSALAYSRQKRIHYKIGLLLASTAVIGAYIGAGMTSFISAGTLKIIFGATLIIVAIRIYRKKTAEPTEIRLEDVKVDYRLVPIGGFFAGIASGLLGVGGGIINVPFLTWLGLPIHYAVATSSFAIVFTATAGAIKHYTLGNVELHWLVLLIPGLIVGAQLGARIAKRTKAKNLKNAFAVVMALLALRMILKGLGYPVP